GTAAGCTTTTGAAACAAACACCTATAGGTTGTGGAAACGTCAATGTAGGTTCAAAAACACTTCCTTTACAGGCTTCAAAAATCTCGGTAATTAATGACACAACAACCATTATCGATAGCTTCACCCACTGCTTTCCAACAGGTTCATGCACTGCCATTATGGGACCAAGCGGCATTGGAAAAAGTACGTTGCTGCGTATTTTAGCCGGTCAAGAAGTACCTTATTCAGGAACCACCATGCTTGGCAGTTATAAACTGTCCACACTTACCGAAATGTCACGTCACATGGCGATACGTTATGTTCCTCAAGATATAGGGGTACTTAAAACGACAGTTAGACAGAACTTACAACTAACGGCACCAAATGCCTGCGATAGCGAATTCTTTGACGCCTTAGCTCTAGCCGAAGTAGATATTAACCTCGATTATGATGCCAGCCTTCTTTCTGGTGGCCAGCAGCAACGCGTCGCTCTAGCTAGTATATTTCTCAATCAAGCCAGCATTTTCTTGTTAGATGAACCAACGAGTGCACTTGATAAAAAAACAGCCTTATCCATCATGAAAAACCTAACTGAATTCGCGCAAAAAGAAAATAAAACCATAATCATGGTAACCCATGATGCAGAGCTAGCCCAACGAGCCGACTTTATATTGACACTACAAAAAAATGCTCAATTACAGGATGAAGAAGTATGACTTATCAAAATACCCCATCTTCCAAATCAAACATTCCCGCGAGCGCAAAATATCGTTTATACAGGGTGGGAGCTGGATGGGCGTTGGTTGCGGCACTCGAAGCCTTAACCTACACAGTTCTTGCACTATCATTGGTAAAACAAGCCCCGCCACTAGGTGTCATATCAGCAGCAATTGTCGCTATTTTGGTGACGGTTCTAGTAACACGAGCGGGGTTTATATCTGGTGCGCAATTAGCCGGAGATTTGTACTCGGCAGTCGGTCAATCTCTTAGTAAAGCAAAACTTTCTTGGTTTAACGATCAGCATCGAACGCAACTAACTCAACTTGCCGAACGAGGCATTCCTGGCTTTATGTCAATCCCAGCTCACCAATTACAAACATTTTTGCACACGCCATTAGTACCCTTATTCTTGATCGCTGGCATCGGAATCGTTGGGGGGGCAGATGTTGCACTAATCAGTGCAGTCTCATTGATAGGCGCATTGCTGCTGCAATACAAAGCACAGAATCACCTCAGTAACTCTGACAGCGAAAGACACAACGCTGATGTTCAAGCCACAAAATCAACGCTCGAGCTCATAGATCACCTTGATTTGCTTCGCTCAACGGCAGGACCTGAACGAGCGATAGAAAGGATTGACCAAAGTTGGTGTACACAAGAAAAAGTACATTCGAGAATCAACCTAACTGCATCCATGGCCACTTTAACCTCTGCACTTGCAACGGTCTTGCCTTTGGCCTGCGTCACTATCTACCTAGTTGTAGAAGGGGTTACCCAACCACTATTGATTTTGGGGCTGCTGATATTAATTACCAGAGCGGCTGCACCACTAGGAGAATTAGCCTTAGCTGGTTTCGCCATCAACGACGTAAAGTCCTCAATAAGAGATTACAACCAGCTAACCAATGTACCAACTCTACCTGAACCCAAACCGGAAAATGCTATTAGTCCTAATAACTACAATTTCGAACTAAATCATGTTGGCTATTTGGATCTTTTCAAGGACGCCAATGTAGAAATAGTACAAGGTGAAAAAGTTGTAATCAATGGCGTAAGTGGTAGCGGAAAGAGCACGTTATTAGGATTATTCTTAAGGTTTGATGACCCTAACCAAGGTCATATTTCGCTTGGTGGCATAAACCTCCAGAATATTCCATACGACATATTAATCCAGCACATCGCCTATGTCGCTCAGGATCCAATAATATTTACTGGAACATTGGCCGAAAATATTCGTTTAGGTAACCCAGAGGCAAGTAATGCTGAAGTAGAACTCTTTGCTAGGCAAGCGCAACTGAGTGAACTTATTGACTTATCAGGCGATGGAATAAACCAAAGTGTAGGCCAGAAAGGATCAAGGCTTTCTGGAGGGGAAAGACAAAGAGTCGCAATTGCTCGAGCTCTAATAAAAAAAGCACCTATCCTAATTTTAGATGAAGCCACCTCTGCACTTGATGAAGTAACCGAACAGAAAATAGCACAACAAACTCAAGCATTAGGTTCAACTGTTATTGTGGTAACACACAGAGACAAGAAAGTTTGGCATCCAACGCTAGAACTCACGATTGATAAACAAAGAGTCAATGTTCTTCGTCTTAGGACCAACAGTATACAAGATTACGAAAAATCGGCGGCTCCGCGATTAAGTAGAGCAATAAGTTCGAGATCTTTTTAAAAAAAATAATGCTAAAACTACTACTTATGGTGTTTATCTTTCGAATCCACATGCTGGCTTTAACCTTATAGTCAGCATCATCTTAAGAAACCATTACCTTTAATAAGTGAACTCAACTTTACGGATAGTATCCATGAATACGTTAAAAAACATCATAAAAATCAAGTCAGCGATGTCTTTACCGAACCTAGAAAATATCTTAGATGAAACTATCATTAGCACAGAAACTAAAGAATTCATTTTCAACCAAAGACAAGAAATAGCCAATATCCTCTCAGGCGACGACTCAAGATTATTAGTCATTATCGGACCATGTTCAGTACATGAACCTAATGCAGTTATCGAATACGCGACTCGATTAGCAAATGCACAAAAGCACTACAATGGCACTTTGAAATTAGTCATGCGAACTTATTTTGAAAAACCACGAACACGAAGAGGATGGAAAGGATTTATTGTTGACCCAGATCTCAATGGTAAATTCGATTTACTCAAGGGGATTACTCACAGTCGGAAACTAATGCAATCGATTCTAGAACTTGGTGTTCCCACAGCCAATGAGTTTCTCGATACTAATATCGCCTTATATATTGCAGACCTAGTATGTTGGGGAGCCATCGGTGCTCGCACTACTGAATCACAACCTCATCGACAGTTGGCTTCTGGGTTACATTGCCCTATGGGCTTTAAAAACGGTACTGACGGTAATATTGACATATCCATTGATGCTATACACGCAGCACAAGATTGTCATACGATGCTAACACAAACAACCGACAACCAAACTGTTGCAATACAAACTCAAGGCAACAATCACTGCCACGTAATCTTACGTGGTGGGGCAACTCCAAATTATTCGTCCCAACATATAAAACAAACCTCGCTCCAACTTAAACGAAGTAAACTCTCACCCAAAATAGTTGTCGACTGCAGTCATGGGAATAGCGGAAAACTCGCAAAAAACCAGTTAATCGTTGTTGAAGATATTGCTCGCCAGATCTCTTCCGGTGAAATCAACATCGCAGGTGTCATGTGTGAAAGCTATCTAGTTGGCGGCAATCAAAAACTCGGTAACGGAGCTCTCAATTACGGCCAATCAATTACTGATGAATGCTTAAGTTGGGAAGATACTTTAATATTTCTCGACCACTTGAATGTTGCAATGTTAAAAAAAGTGAGCTCTCAACTAACTCCAACCGAGTACGTTTAAGTCCTATTAACCATTTGCGAAAGTAAACAGTTACTAATCAAATGGTTAATAATCCTATAACTCTTAATGCGATTAAACATCGCTTAACCCTCCAAGCCCGACAACACCTAAACTACAGAAATATCATTAAAAACATAGGCTTAACCAGATCATGATCACTAAATGATATCGATTATCAATTGATATTGATTATCACTATCAATTATAATTCACTCCATTACTAATTCAGAAAATGTTATGGCGAAGAAGTCCAACCTGTTTTATCAAACCTATTGGTCTAAGCGTCACATAGAAAAATATTTTGTATTACTTACTCGTCTATTTCTTATCAGCGATAAATAGAAACTTTAGTTTATGAGCTCGAGTAAATTAACATATTAATAAGGACAGTTTATGAAACGAGAGGTTGTCGGTTTTTCCAAAATGGCCAACGAGATGTTTAACAAAGAACTGTTAAAATCACCGTTCTTTTTTTCATCCCCCTATAATTCAATGCTTGGTGTTGGCATCAAAACACAATGTAGTCATTCCATACCTTTCTCACAACTAGCAAGCAAAGCTGAAGAGCTATTAAAAAAGGCTAAAACAAAGGATAGCGATAACCCTGTACTATTTGCGACCGTTCCATTTGACGAAAGAACGCCCACTCAATTTTGTATTCCTGAAACGCTTTATGTTTCCAGCAGTACACGTAGTCAAGGTAGCAGTGATTGTACGTCTCAGAAAGCCAAGGTAATCTCGCCACCAACTGGGGAAGATTATAAAAATGGCGTATCTCATTTGCTGGACCTTTTTGATACCACTGAACTATCAAAAGTCGTACTTTCTCGATCGGTAAAAATTACGACCGATGAAAACATCAACCAATGTTCGCTATTACGTAACTTATTATCAATAAACACAAATGGTTATACTTTTTGCTCTCAAATCTCGGAGCGTTCTAAGCTTATGGGAGCGAGCCCAGAGCTGCTCCTTTCCAAAAAAGGCAGCCACGTATTATCTAATCCGCTAGCTGGATCTCGAGCTAAATCGTCTTGTGGTGTTGAAAACCAAAATGCGTATTCTTCTTTACTTGATACTCAAAAAGATCTAAACGAACATAACTTAGTAGTTGAGGAAGTCGAAAAGGTTCTCAGCAATTATTGCCATAACCTATATACGCCAATGGTTCCCTCTGTAATTGAAACAGAAACCATGCTGCATTTGTCTACTGTGTTACAAGGGCAAGCAGATGATCCAAATATCAACGCCTTAAAAATTGCAGCAGATCTTCACCCAACACCGGCAGTATGTGGTTTCCCACGACAACCAGCCTATGCTGCCATAAAAGAAATTGAAAATTTCGATCGCGGTTACTTTACCGGAATGGTGGGCTGGTGTGATGCAAGAGGCAATGGCGAATGGGTCGTAACCATTCGATGTGCAGAAGTAAGTCTACGATCTATGTCGATTTATGCTGGTGCAGGGATCGTTCATGAATCCTCACCTCAAAGTGAACTCGACGAAACCGGAGCTAAAATGAAAACCATTTTGCGTGCGGCTGGAATACAAGTAGATGAGTTACTCACTGTATAAGGGATATAAAATAATGATGAACGATGATTTTACACCTTGGCCTGAAAACATAAGTAAAAGGTATAAAGAACTAGGCTATTGGCAAGACAAAACCTTATTTGATCACCTTCATGAAACTGCTATGTCTTCCCCAGATGCGCCTGCCATTTGCTGTGGTGAAATCACCTACAGCTACCAGGACTTCTTGGATCGTATCTATAAGCTATCTGCCGGGTTTATGCAATTAGGTCTTAAGCCCGGGGATAGTGTCGTATTGCAAATCAATAACACTGCTGAATTCTATTTTTCATTTTTCGCTTTGACTATGAAAGGGATAACACCCGTTCTTGCTTTACCCGCCCATCGCTACTTGGAGTTAAGCTACTTTTGTAATCATGCTGGCGCTAGAGCCTACATTTTTTCAGATCATGTATCTGGTTTAACCTCGCGTAACATGGCTAATCAATTGATTAAAGAATGCAAAACTCTAGACTATGCTATTACAACAGGTGAAACAGGTCAGAGTAACCTTATTTCATTACAAAATTTATATATCACCCCTTGTATGAAGCAATATACCACTGCAGATAAAGTGGCTTTTTTCCAGTTATCAGGAGGGACAACAGGCACTCCTAAGCTCATTCCCAGAACGCACAATGATTATGCTTATAGTATTGTGGGAAGTAATCGCATCTGTCAATTTAACGCCGAGACACGTTATCTTTGTACCCTTCCTGCTGCTCACAATTTCCCACTAAGCTCTCCAGGAGCTTTAGGAACCTTCTTTGCTGGAGGGTGTATCGTGCTCAGTTTAGATAGTTCCCCTGAGAATAATTTTTCATTAATTGAAAAACATAGAGTCAATACATGCGCACTCGTTCCTCCCCTAGCCTTACTATGGATGCAATATGCACAAAACGCGCAACAAGATATTTCGAGCTTAGAGCTCATTCAAGTAGGGGGAGCAAAATTTAGTGAAAATGCCGCAAATAAATTCCCGCTGATTTTGGACTGTACGTTACAACAGGTATTTGGTATGGCTGAAGGTCTTGTGAATTACACACGGTTAGACGATCCGATAGATATCATCACGAAAACACAAGGTCGTCCTATTTCAGAACATGATGAAATACTAATAGTGAGTGAAGAAGGCCTACCCGTAATGTTAGGAGAAGAAGGTCAGTTAATGACTAGAGGCCCATACACCATACGAGGTTACTACAAAGCGGCAGGACACAATCAACGTTCATTCGATAAAAACGGATTTTACGCGACGGGAGATCTTGTTCGGCAAACTCCTGAAGGTAACATCATTGTGACAGGAAGGAATAAAGACCAAATAAATAGAGGTGGGGAAAAAATTGCCACAGAGGAAATTGAAAATATACTACTTGAGCATAATGGCATTCATGACGTAGCACTAGTAGCAGTTCCTGACGAGTTTTTGGGAGAAAAAAGCTGTGCGATAATCGTATGTAACCAAGATGTTAACCTTAAGCCAGTTTCAATAAAGAAATTTTTATATGAGCAAGGTATCGCAGAATATAAGATCCCAGATCACATTAACTTTCGCCAAAAATTACCTAAAACTGCTGTTGGAAAAATAAACAAAAAGGCCTTGAGAGCCGAATATAGTACTTAAATACTTTCCCCCTTACTAACACCAAGGGGGAGCTATTTGGAGAAAAAGAATTAAGCAGCTACCTGAACAGAATCCCACCAATCTTTAATCGTATTTTTGCCGACCATCTCAGCAAGTTCAATATCAATACCTATTTTTTTCCAACGGCTATGTAGTGTCATTATGCGTATCGAATCAAGTCCAAGGAAAATCAAGTTTTCATCAACATCGACTTCATCCAAATCAACGTCCAAAATATTCGCAACATCCTGTCTCATAGACTCTAAGCTCAATTCACCAAAAGAACGTGCAGTAACACTGTCAATAAACTCATCCACAGATTTAACGCTACCGCTTCTACTAGCAACATATTTTAATGTATTCATATGGTCTTCTTTAGAAAAATCTGCAATAGCATCACCAATAACGAATGGTTTAATATCTAACATAAAAGCATCCAACGCTGTTGAAAGAATACCAATATGGCCATAAACACCAACGATGACTAACTGATCCCTTTGTTCTTCTTTCATCCATTCAAGTAAAGGCGTTTTCTTAAACGCACTATAACGCCACTTGGTATATTGAATATCCTCAGGTTGCGGTGATACCTCAGGTACTATCTCTGTATCTTGTGTCAGCCCTACCCCCCAAAAATCAGTAAGAAGTGCCCTTTCGTTTGGGTCTTGGTTAGCTGGCTGAGCAGTGTAAACTACGGGTATACCAGCAGATCTAGCACTCTCTGTAACCTTGTTTACATTCCTTAGAAGCTCAGGAACCGGAGACAATGTTTTATCAAAAAAATTGAGAAAATAAGCCTGTAAATCGTGAACTAGAACAACCGATTTCTTAGGATCTATTACCCAATCGACTTTGTTAGTTGGGAATGATTCTAACGGGAGTACTTGGTATGAGGCGATCTTAGGAATGGCCATCTAATTATCCTTATTAAGAACTATCACTGCAAAATTCAAGAGTATTTGCGCCTAACATCAGAGTGCAAATACAAGTAAGAATCGATATCATTTACACCCATTCTAAATCAAACAAGCATATGAAATCAATTGATAAAAAAAGGATTGATGGAAATAAGAATCATTTGGTAAATGTATCAATAAGGAAGCTGTTGGAGTGTTATTGGTATGTACACATTCGCTTACCATTCACTTCAATAATATGAAAAGGGACTTCGTAAATACAGCTAAGAGTCTCTGCTTGGATAACCTCCTCAACAGAGCCATTAGCCACAACTTTGCCTTGCTTTAAAGCCACGATCTTATCTGAATAACAAGCAGCAAAGTTTATATCGTGGATGACAAGCACTACGGCTTTGTCCATATCTTTTGTTAAACGTTATATGTTTTTCATGATTTGCAAAGAGTGTTTAATATCTAAGTTATTTAAAGGCTCATCTAAAAATATGTAATCAGTGTCTTGAGCAATGACCATGGCGATATAGGTAAGTTGACGCTGGCCTCCACTCAATTCATCAAGATATTTATTCTGTATATCATGTAACCCTAAATAGTTAATTGACTGCTCAATCATAGTTTTATCACAAAGGGTAAGTTGACCCTTTGAGTATGGAAAACGTCCGAAAGAAACCATTTCTTTCACTGTAAACCGCATATTCACTGAATTCGACTGACGTAAAACAGCTAAATTCTTAGATAAATCTTGATAACTCCAATCCTTCAAATCCTTACCATCAATAAACACGCTACCACTATCACTAGAAGCTAAGCGTGAAGCCATGGACAAAAATGTGCTTTTCCCGGCCCCATTAGGCCCGATAATAGACGTCACCTGGCCCTTATCAAACTTAGTACTGGCTTGTTCAATAACTTGATATTTTCCATAAGCCTTTGAAAGGTTTTCAATAACAACCATACTTTTCTACCTTCTGGCTTAACGATTTTCCGCCTAAATCAGGCTATAAAAAACCTACTTCAGTAACTTTTCTAGCTCGATCTAATAAACTGGTTGAAAACTACATCACCAGTGTTGTCATTAAATTCTCTTGATACGAATACAGACCGCTGAACTTAGTACCTTTTGTCAACTCTGTAGTTAAGTCTTGAGTTAACTCTAAACTGACTCTCCCTACTCTGTTATCAATGCTACAAATTTTTACTGCATCAAAGCCAAAATAGCGACGAACCGTTGGGTAGAGTGATTTATATAAGCTTTCTTTAACAGAAAACGTAACCAATAAAGCAAGCTCATACTGTATGCTGCTCGCCTTCAAAATGTTCCGCTCTGTCTTGGTAGTAAATACATTTTCGGATTCTTGAATCACTGCAGGCGAAAATACTTCGACATCGATACCAGGCGAACAATGGTGAGGCTGTTGAGAAACCACAGCTATGGCTTTACCGTTTGTGTGAGATAAGCTACCACTAAACCCAAAAGGCCATATAGGCGCTCGGTTTTGAGACGACCCCACACCAAGCTCACACCCTAGTTTTTTTAGCAATATTTGGGCAGCGTATCTTGCAGCGATATATTCCGCTCTCCGCTTCTGTACTGAAGACACTAACGAAGTAGGAAAAGGTACATTTAAATAATCAAACAAACCATCTTGATAACCATCGGAATCGAACACTATAGAGCAATAATGTAAAGTCGGATTGGACCGAACATACCCCACCTCAATGTCTTTAATAAAAGGAAGAAATGACTGCTTAGAAAGAGAGAGGGATACAAACATAATTTTCCGAATAACAAGAGTGAAATCAGACTGAAAAACAGGTCAAAAAGGTCAATTTCTAATACAAATTTTTCAATATGAACTCAACAAAAATAGTACTAACAAAAGATATTCCAAAACACTTAACGGATCTCTGACTAAAGGTCATCTAAAAAACCGGCATTAACGAGTTCTTCAAGCTTGCGACTTTGGCTTTGTTCCTTTTCTTCTTTAGCTCTTAATTCTTTATTTCTCCGCTCCTGTTGAATTGTATCTATTCTGAGTGCGATTGATTTAGCTTTATCTTCATAGCCAAGTAAATCTATGAGAGGTAACAATTCAACCAAAATGTCATAGATATCTTCCCCTTTCTTTTTCTTGATAGAAAGTTCACTCGATAATTGAAGAGCTTTACCTGCCGCTTCATTCAACTCTTCTTTGGTTACTTCACTCTTCCATTTAACTAAAAAACGGATTTTCTGATTCATTCCGTCTTCACAATCAACCAATTCATAACCAACTTTTCCATCCTTTTCTAGAATGACCATTTTCTCTAAGGCCTCTTCTGATTGAGATATCTTTTTCAATGCAGGAGCGATCAGTCTTGATACAAATTGAACTGGTGACTTATAGGTCTCTTTAAGTATTTGGCCATCTTCCGTTTTGATACCAAAGATCACTTGTAATTTATTCAATGTAATAAAATACATTTCTTTGTCGTAGCGGTAACGGCAGAGAAACTCAAAGATTTTCTTTTCATTTGGATTCGTTAAAGCTCTAAATATTTTGTTATCTACTTTAGCAAAACCGTTCTGACTTAAATTAACGATGTAAGTACTCTTTAGTTCATTATTTGGCTTAATCGCTAAAGTACCATTCTCGTATGCTACATAGGACAGTATTGGGGTATATCTGAAACTACCATTTTGCTCGATACCTAATGTTTTGGAAGCAAGCTGCTTAGATGGTTCTTTAAGTCGGGAATACAACTGCTTTTTAGGGCACCCGAACCATTCACAAAGTTTTTTCGATTTAAAACAGTACGTTGGAGCTTCATTTGCATCCCAGTCGGCTTGTTTCATCTCTGTCAGTAAAAGAGCAAATATATCCATCATTCGCGCAGTCAGATCGGAAGCAGCATAAATTAAACTATGACTTTTCATGTGATAATCATAGTAATGCTCATCTTCCACTAAGATTGTCCCTAACGATTGATAAGTCATTAATAAGTCCTTAATGTATTTAGTATCAATAAGCATTCAAGTCGATAGCGTAGGCATTCAAGCCGATAGCGATAGCATTGAACTTCCTCGTAAATAGCACGCAATCATACAAAACCGATCCATTAAGTCAAAAAAATTAATATGCAATAACACATTTAAGTGATCAACAGCATATTTATAAGAAGGTAGTAAATATTAGAACTCATTATAAAATGAGATAAGTTTGAAAAAACGAATCTCATAAAATTAAAATATTTAACTGGTTTTGATTATGAAATGATAATTTTTGACCAAAAATATCCTAAAGTGAATATTTCCCATCACAAAAAGCATAAAGCTAAATAGCAATAGCAATAGCAATAGCATTAATGTTGATATTTTTGCTTATTTGAAAAAAAATAGACATCAAACATGATAGATAGATACTTATTTTAAGTTGCATAGCATTAAAATTAACACAGGAACTTTTTTTTGGTGGCATACACTTATTTAAAATAGCTGATGCATTATTTTAAATTACAAAGAATTATCTTAGATAGAAACAAACAACAATGAGAGAGCTTGATACTAAAAAAATCTTCTCTAAAACATTCTCAAACTAGCAAAATTCACACTTTGAATAGTAAAACACAAAAAAAATATCGACAACAAAGTAAGTAAAACCTTATAAAACATAGCGTTACAGATGAATATCCACTCTTATAGGTATTAATAATGTATTATAGGATATAATAGGTAATTCATAATTTACCTATAAGTTCAATCATAAGTATCGTTTGAAGGTTAATGTGGATATGTGTGTAAACTTCTTCGCTTCGCTTGATGTTTACACACATACCCACATTACTAATAATAATAAACTAATAAAAACATGAAATTAACAATAATAATTAGATCAATCCATCCTACATACTGTAGCGTTAGCCAGTAATGGTCATATGTTTTCACCTCGGGGACAATGGGGGTTGTTTTCAAAAATAAACTATCAGATCAACCTAAATCGATTAGTTTTCCACTCAAGCACGTCAATCACACCTTCTTGGTACATGCCTCCCCAATCGTAAAAGAACGGCGCAAATCCATTTCCACCAGTAAGGTGGGATAGGGCAATACACATCACCACAACCCCTGCTGAAATAGCATATTCGATGGGATCTCCGGTTCGAAATCGGCCTCCAAAGAGATGGAAACGCCTGTCACTGTAGGGCGAAAAAGGCACACCAGAGACTGTCATCGCATCAGTCAATATATGGCTAACGCCGCCCCAAGCAAATTCCATCCCAATCCCGTGATAATCCCAAACAAAAGTAAAGGCTAGGGCAGCCAGTAACCAATGCGTAAAAACATGTGTGGGGCCTCGATGTTTTATATGTCGATTGCCAACCTTAAGTACATATTCAAACCAATCAGGGGCCGTTGCACCGGCGACACACACAGCAACATGAGGCGGTGATACCACAGCGCAAATCGCGCCAGA
The Vibrio echinoideorum DNA segment above includes these coding regions:
- a CDS encoding ATP-binding cassette domain-containing protein, coding for MTYQNTPSSKSNIPASAKYRLYRVGAGWALVAALEALTYTVLALSLVKQAPPLGVISAAIVAILVTVLVTRAGFISGAQLAGDLYSAVGQSLSKAKLSWFNDQHRTQLTQLAERGIPGFMSIPAHQLQTFLHTPLVPLFLIAGIGIVGGADVALISAVSLIGALLLQYKAQNHLSNSDSERHNADVQATKSTLELIDHLDLLRSTAGPERAIERIDQSWCTQEKVHSRINLTASMATLTSALATVLPLACVTIYLVVEGVTQPLLILGLLILITRAAAPLGELALAGFAINDVKSSIRDYNQLTNVPTLPEPKPENAISPNNYNFELNHVGYLDLFKDANVEIVQGEKVVINGVSGSGKSTLLGLFLRFDDPNQGHISLGGINLQNIPYDILIQHIAYVAQDPIIFTGTLAENIRLGNPEASNAEVELFARQAQLSELIDLSGDGINQSVGQKGSRLSGGERQRVAIARALIKKAPILILDEATSALDEVTEQKIAQQTQALGSTVIVVTHRDKKVWHPTLELTIDKQRVNVLRLRTNSIQDYEKSAAPRLSRAISSRSF
- a CDS encoding 3-deoxy-7-phosphoheptulonate synthase — its product is MNTLKNIIKIKSAMSLPNLENILDETIISTETKEFIFNQRQEIANILSGDDSRLLVIIGPCSVHEPNAVIEYATRLANAQKHYNGTLKLVMRTYFEKPRTRRGWKGFIVDPDLNGKFDLLKGITHSRKLMQSILELGVPTANEFLDTNIALYIADLVCWGAIGARTTESQPHRQLASGLHCPMGFKNGTDGNIDISIDAIHAAQDCHTMLTQTTDNQTVAIQTQGNNHCHVILRGGATPNYSSQHIKQTSLQLKRSKLSPKIVVDCSHGNSGKLAKNQLIVVEDIARQISSGEINIAGVMCESYLVGGNQKLGNGALNYGQSITDECLSWEDTLIFLDHLNVAMLKKVSSQLTPTEYV
- a CDS encoding isochorismate synthase → MKREVVGFSKMANEMFNKELLKSPFFFSSPYNSMLGVGIKTQCSHSIPFSQLASKAEELLKKAKTKDSDNPVLFATVPFDERTPTQFCIPETLYVSSSTRSQGSSDCTSQKAKVISPPTGEDYKNGVSHLLDLFDTTELSKVVLSRSVKITTDENINQCSLLRNLLSINTNGYTFCSQISERSKLMGASPELLLSKKGSHVLSNPLAGSRAKSSCGVENQNAYSSLLDTQKDLNEHNLVVEEVEKVLSNYCHNLYTPMVPSVIETETMLHLSTVLQGQADDPNINALKIAADLHPTPAVCGFPRQPAYAAIKEIENFDRGYFTGMVGWCDARGNGEWVVTIRCAEVSLRSMSIYAGAGIVHESSPQSELDETGAKMKTILRAAGIQVDELLTV
- a CDS encoding (2,3-dihydroxybenzoyl)adenylate synthase; amino-acid sequence: MMNDDFTPWPENISKRYKELGYWQDKTLFDHLHETAMSSPDAPAICCGEITYSYQDFLDRIYKLSAGFMQLGLKPGDSVVLQINNTAEFYFSFFALTMKGITPVLALPAHRYLELSYFCNHAGARAYIFSDHVSGLTSRNMANQLIKECKTLDYAITTGETGQSNLISLQNLYITPCMKQYTTADKVAFFQLSGGTTGTPKLIPRTHNDYAYSIVGSNRICQFNAETRYLCTLPAAHNFPLSSPGALGTFFAGGCIVLSLDSSPENNFSLIEKHRVNTCALVPPLALLWMQYAQNAQQDISSLELIQVGGAKFSENAANKFPLILDCTLQQVFGMAEGLVNYTRLDDPIDIITKTQGRPISEHDEILIVSEEGLPVMLGEEGQLMTRGPYTIRGYYKAAGHNQRSFDKNGFYATGDLVRQTPEGNIIVTGRNKDQINRGGEKIATEEIENILLEHNGIHDVALVAVPDEFLGEKSCAIIVCNQDVNLKPVSIKKFLYEQGIAEYKIPDHINFRQKLPKTAVGKINKKALRAEYST
- a CDS encoding isochorismatase family protein, which produces MAIPKIASYQVLPLESFPTNKVDWVIDPKKSVVLVHDLQAYFLNFFDKTLSPVPELLRNVNKVTESARSAGIPVVYTAQPANQDPNERALLTDFWGVGLTQDTEIVPEVSPQPEDIQYTKWRYSAFKKTPLLEWMKEEQRDQLVIVGVYGHIGILSTALDAFMLDIKPFVIGDAIADFSKEDHMNTLKYVASRSGSVKSVDEFIDSVTARSFGELSLESMRQDVANILDVDLDEVDVDENLIFLGLDSIRIMTLHSRWKKIGIDIELAEMVGKNTIKDWWDSVQVAA
- a CDS encoding 4'-phosphopantetheinyl transferase family protein → MFVSLSLSKQSFLPFIKDIEVGYVRSNPTLHYCSIVFDSDGYQDGLFDYLNVPFPTSLVSSVQKRRAEYIAARYAAQILLKKLGCELGVGSSQNRAPIWPFGFSGSLSHTNGKAIAVVSQQPHHCSPGIDVEVFSPAVIQESENVFTTKTERNILKASSIQYELALLVTFSVKESLYKSLYPTVRRYFGFDAVKICSIDNRVGRVSLELTQDLTTELTKGTKFSGLYSYQENLMTTLVM
- a CDS encoding replication initiation protein; translation: MTYQSLGTILVEDEHYYDYHMKSHSLIYAASDLTARMMDIFALLLTEMKQADWDANEAPTYCFKSKKLCEWFGCPKKQLYSRLKEPSKQLASKTLGIEQNGSFRYTPILSYVAYENGTLAIKPNNELKSTYIVNLSQNGFAKVDNKIFRALTNPNEKKIFEFLCRYRYDKEMYFITLNKLQVIFGIKTEDGQILKETYKSPVQFVSRLIAPALKKISQSEEALEKMVILEKDGKVGYELVDCEDGMNQKIRFLVKWKSEVTKEELNEAAGKALQLSSELSIKKKKGEDIYDILVELLPLIDLLGYEDKAKSIALRIDTIQQERRNKELRAKEEKEQSQSRKLEELVNAGFLDDL
- a CDS encoding metal-dependent hydrolase; amino-acid sequence: MKWLNHTLISGAICAVVSPPHVAVCVAGATAPDWFEYVLKVGNRHIKHRGPTHVFTHWLLAALAFTFVWDYHGIGMEFAWGGVSHILTDAMTVSGVPFSPYSDRRFHLFGGRFRTGDPIEYAISAGVVVMCIALSHLTGGNGFAPFFYDWGGMYQEGVIDVLEWKTNRFRLI